From Phaenicophaeus curvirostris isolate KB17595 unplaced genomic scaffold, BPBGC_Pcur_1.0 scaffold_69, whole genome shotgun sequence, one genomic window encodes:
- the PANX3 gene encoding pannexin-3 isoform X1, with translation MEAVWSVSEPPVLGTAALQQCLRWSRCCGRVCGLGCFPRTSLVPVGTGVAGFNPAMSLSHTAAEYMLSDALLPDPGGSRAKGLRLELPSDRLLKFITVGLPLLLVSLAFAREFSTGSQISCFSPTNFTGKQSAYVDTACWDSLVHHGFDTEGHAVTKSLWALKVFPYSLLVVAVLMYLPYLLWRYAAAPALHSDLLFIIDELDKSYNRSVRLVQHMRKVQQASAEPERFWEEYERARQERYFEFPLLERYLTCKQHAHSLVFIYILRNLLLLLFLAATCLYLIFLHLNIFFQDEFSCSIKTGLLEAEPHIPSLIPCKLVFFSVFQLISLSVGGVYVLLIPVVIYNALQLCQWDKGLLSIYEMLPAFDLLSRKMLTCPINDLNVILLFLRANISELTSFSRLNAVSALRDATANKQDIDTVIDFMTLLAGLETTKPKPHACGPDADGSMTLSNGGAPGTRPGVEAMGKASRDSLGSA, from the exons ATGGAAGCGGTATGGTCTGTCTCCGAACCTCCAGTGCTGGGTACGGCGGCTCTGCAGCAGTGTCTGCGCTGGAGCCGGTGCTGTGGTAGAGTCTGCGGTCTAGGCTGCTTTCCAAGGACCTCCCTGGTACCTGTTGGTACTGGTGTTGCTGGCTTCAACCCAG CCATGTCCCTCTCGCACACAGCCGCGGAGTACATGCTCTCCGATGCTCTCCTCCCAGATCCTGGTGGTTCTCGAGCCAAGGGGCTGCGGTTGGAGCTGCCGAGCGATCGCCTGCTGAAGTTCATCACTGTGGGGCTGCCTCTCCTCCTTGTCTCGCTGGCTTTCGCCCGGGAGTTCTCCACTG GCTCACAgatcagctgcttctctcccACCAACTTCACGGGGAAGCAGTCTGCCTATGTTGACACAGCTTGCTGGGACTCTCTCGTCCACCATGGCTTTGACACCGAGGGCCATGCTGTCACCAAGTCCCTCTGGGCTCTCAAG GTCTTCCCGTACTCACTGCTGGTGGTGGCGGTGCTCATGTACCTGCCGTACCTGCTGTGGCGTTATGCGGCTGCCCCTGCCCTCCACTCTGACCTCCTCTTCATCATCGATGAGCTGGACAAATCCTACAACCGCTCCGTGCGCCTGGTGCAGCACATGAGGAAGGTGCAACAGGCCAGCGCTGAGCCAGAGCGGTTCTGGGAGGAATACGAGAG gGCCCGCCAGGAAAGGTATTTTGAGTTCCCGTTGCTGGAGCGCTACCTCACCTGCAAGCAGCATGCCCACTCCCTGGTGTTCATCTACATCCTGAGgaacctgctgctgctcttgttCTTGGCTGCCACCTGCCTCTACCTCATCTTCCTCCACCTCAACATCTTCTTCCAGGATGAGTTCAGCTGCTCCATCAAAACGGGGCTGCTCGAGGCAGAGCCCCACATCCCTTCGCTCATCCCCTGCAAGCTGGTCTTCTTCTCCGTCTTCCAGCTCATCAGCCTCTCAGTCGGCGGTGTCTACGTCCTCCTCATACCCGTTGTCATCTACAAtgccctgcagctctgccagtgGGACAAGGGGCTGCTCTCCATCTATGAGATGCTGCCTGCCTTTGACCTCCTCAGCCGCAAGATGCTCACCTGCCCCATCAACGACCTCAAtgtcatcctcctcttcctccggGCCAACATCTCCGAGCTGACCTCCTTCAGCCGCCTCAACGCCGTCAGCGCTTTGCGGGACGCCACCGCCAACAAGCAGGACATCGATACCGTCATCGACTTCATGACGCTGCTGGCTGGGCTGGAAACCACAAAGCCCAAACCCCACGCGTGCGGCCCCGATGCTGATGGCAGCATGACCCTCTCCAACGGCGGGGCTCCAG GAACGCGGCCTGGAGTAGAAGCGATGGGAAAAGCCTCCCGGGACTCACTGGGCTCTGCCTGA
- the PANX3 gene encoding pannexin-3 isoform X4, which produces MSLSHTAAEYMLSDALLPDPGGSRAKGLRLELPSDRLLKFITVGLPLLLVSLAFAREFSTGSQISCFSPTNFTGKQSAYVDTACWDSLVHHGFDTEGHAVTKSLWALKVFPYSLLVVAVLMYLPYLLWRYAAAPALHSDLLFIIDELDKSYNRSVRLVQHMRKVQQASAEPERFWEEYERARQERYFEFPLLERYLTCKQHAHSLVFIYILRNLLLLLFLAATCLYLIFLHLNIFFQDEFSCSIKTGLLEAEPHIPSLIPCKLVFFSVFQLISLSVGGVYVLLIPVVIYNALQLCQWDKGLLSIYEMLPAFDLLSRKMLTCPINDLNVILLFLRANISELTSFSRLNAVSALRDATANKQDIDTVIDFMTLLAGLETTKPKPHACGPDADGSMTLSNGGAPGTRPGVEAMGKASRDSLGSA; this is translated from the exons ATGTCCCTCTCGCACACAGCCGCGGAGTACATGCTCTCCGATGCTCTCCTCCCAGATCCTGGTGGTTCTCGAGCCAAGGGGCTGCGGTTGGAGCTGCCGAGCGATCGCCTGCTGAAGTTCATCACTGTGGGGCTGCCTCTCCTCCTTGTCTCGCTGGCTTTCGCCCGGGAGTTCTCCACTG GCTCACAgatcagctgcttctctcccACCAACTTCACGGGGAAGCAGTCTGCCTATGTTGACACAGCTTGCTGGGACTCTCTCGTCCACCATGGCTTTGACACCGAGGGCCATGCTGTCACCAAGTCCCTCTGGGCTCTCAAG GTCTTCCCGTACTCACTGCTGGTGGTGGCGGTGCTCATGTACCTGCCGTACCTGCTGTGGCGTTATGCGGCTGCCCCTGCCCTCCACTCTGACCTCCTCTTCATCATCGATGAGCTGGACAAATCCTACAACCGCTCCGTGCGCCTGGTGCAGCACATGAGGAAGGTGCAACAGGCCAGCGCTGAGCCAGAGCGGTTCTGGGAGGAATACGAGAG gGCCCGCCAGGAAAGGTATTTTGAGTTCCCGTTGCTGGAGCGCTACCTCACCTGCAAGCAGCATGCCCACTCCCTGGTGTTCATCTACATCCTGAGgaacctgctgctgctcttgttCTTGGCTGCCACCTGCCTCTACCTCATCTTCCTCCACCTCAACATCTTCTTCCAGGATGAGTTCAGCTGCTCCATCAAAACGGGGCTGCTCGAGGCAGAGCCCCACATCCCTTCGCTCATCCCCTGCAAGCTGGTCTTCTTCTCCGTCTTCCAGCTCATCAGCCTCTCAGTCGGCGGTGTCTACGTCCTCCTCATACCCGTTGTCATCTACAAtgccctgcagctctgccagtgGGACAAGGGGCTGCTCTCCATCTATGAGATGCTGCCTGCCTTTGACCTCCTCAGCCGCAAGATGCTCACCTGCCCCATCAACGACCTCAAtgtcatcctcctcttcctccggGCCAACATCTCCGAGCTGACCTCCTTCAGCCGCCTCAACGCCGTCAGCGCTTTGCGGGACGCCACCGCCAACAAGCAGGACATCGATACCGTCATCGACTTCATGACGCTGCTGGCTGGGCTGGAAACCACAAAGCCCAAACCCCACGCGTGCGGCCCCGATGCTGATGGCAGCATGACCCTCTCCAACGGCGGGGCTCCAG GAACGCGGCCTGGAGTAGAAGCGATGGGAAAAGCCTCCCGGGACTCACTGGGCTCTGCCTGA
- the PANX3 gene encoding pannexin-3 isoform X3 — MEAVWSVSEPPVLGTAALQQCLRWSRCCGRVCGLGCFPRTSLVPVGTGVAGFNPDPGGSRAKGLRLELPSDRLLKFITVGLPLLLVSLAFAREFSTGSQISCFSPTNFTGKQSAYVDTACWDSLVHHGFDTEGHAVTKSLWALKVFPYSLLVVAVLMYLPYLLWRYAAAPALHSDLLFIIDELDKSYNRSVRLVQHMRKVQQASAEPERFWEEYERARQERYFEFPLLERYLTCKQHAHSLVFIYILRNLLLLLFLAATCLYLIFLHLNIFFQDEFSCSIKTGLLEAEPHIPSLIPCKLVFFSVFQLISLSVGGVYVLLIPVVIYNALQLCQWDKGLLSIYEMLPAFDLLSRKMLTCPINDLNVILLFLRANISELTSFSRLNAVSALRDATANKQDIDTVIDFMTLLAGLETTKPKPHACGPDADGSMTLSNGGAPGTRPGVEAMGKASRDSLGSA, encoded by the exons ATGGAAGCGGTATGGTCTGTCTCCGAACCTCCAGTGCTGGGTACGGCGGCTCTGCAGCAGTGTCTGCGCTGGAGCCGGTGCTGTGGTAGAGTCTGCGGTCTAGGCTGCTTTCCAAGGACCTCCCTGGTACCTGTTGGTACTGGTGTTGCTGGCTTCAACCCAG ATCCTGGTGGTTCTCGAGCCAAGGGGCTGCGGTTGGAGCTGCCGAGCGATCGCCTGCTGAAGTTCATCACTGTGGGGCTGCCTCTCCTCCTTGTCTCGCTGGCTTTCGCCCGGGAGTTCTCCACTG GCTCACAgatcagctgcttctctcccACCAACTTCACGGGGAAGCAGTCTGCCTATGTTGACACAGCTTGCTGGGACTCTCTCGTCCACCATGGCTTTGACACCGAGGGCCATGCTGTCACCAAGTCCCTCTGGGCTCTCAAG GTCTTCCCGTACTCACTGCTGGTGGTGGCGGTGCTCATGTACCTGCCGTACCTGCTGTGGCGTTATGCGGCTGCCCCTGCCCTCCACTCTGACCTCCTCTTCATCATCGATGAGCTGGACAAATCCTACAACCGCTCCGTGCGCCTGGTGCAGCACATGAGGAAGGTGCAACAGGCCAGCGCTGAGCCAGAGCGGTTCTGGGAGGAATACGAGAG gGCCCGCCAGGAAAGGTATTTTGAGTTCCCGTTGCTGGAGCGCTACCTCACCTGCAAGCAGCATGCCCACTCCCTGGTGTTCATCTACATCCTGAGgaacctgctgctgctcttgttCTTGGCTGCCACCTGCCTCTACCTCATCTTCCTCCACCTCAACATCTTCTTCCAGGATGAGTTCAGCTGCTCCATCAAAACGGGGCTGCTCGAGGCAGAGCCCCACATCCCTTCGCTCATCCCCTGCAAGCTGGTCTTCTTCTCCGTCTTCCAGCTCATCAGCCTCTCAGTCGGCGGTGTCTACGTCCTCCTCATACCCGTTGTCATCTACAAtgccctgcagctctgccagtgGGACAAGGGGCTGCTCTCCATCTATGAGATGCTGCCTGCCTTTGACCTCCTCAGCCGCAAGATGCTCACCTGCCCCATCAACGACCTCAAtgtcatcctcctcttcctccggGCCAACATCTCCGAGCTGACCTCCTTCAGCCGCCTCAACGCCGTCAGCGCTTTGCGGGACGCCACCGCCAACAAGCAGGACATCGATACCGTCATCGACTTCATGACGCTGCTGGCTGGGCTGGAAACCACAAAGCCCAAACCCCACGCGTGCGGCCCCGATGCTGATGGCAGCATGACCCTCTCCAACGGCGGGGCTCCAG GAACGCGGCCTGGAGTAGAAGCGATGGGAAAAGCCTCCCGGGACTCACTGGGCTCTGCCTGA
- the PANX3 gene encoding pannexin-3 isoform X2, whose translation MEAVWSVSEPPVLGTAALQQCLRWSRCCGRVCGLGCFPRTSLVPVGTGVAGFNPAAEYMLSDALLPDPGGSRAKGLRLELPSDRLLKFITVGLPLLLVSLAFAREFSTGSQISCFSPTNFTGKQSAYVDTACWDSLVHHGFDTEGHAVTKSLWALKVFPYSLLVVAVLMYLPYLLWRYAAAPALHSDLLFIIDELDKSYNRSVRLVQHMRKVQQASAEPERFWEEYERARQERYFEFPLLERYLTCKQHAHSLVFIYILRNLLLLLFLAATCLYLIFLHLNIFFQDEFSCSIKTGLLEAEPHIPSLIPCKLVFFSVFQLISLSVGGVYVLLIPVVIYNALQLCQWDKGLLSIYEMLPAFDLLSRKMLTCPINDLNVILLFLRANISELTSFSRLNAVSALRDATANKQDIDTVIDFMTLLAGLETTKPKPHACGPDADGSMTLSNGGAPGTRPGVEAMGKASRDSLGSA comes from the exons ATGGAAGCGGTATGGTCTGTCTCCGAACCTCCAGTGCTGGGTACGGCGGCTCTGCAGCAGTGTCTGCGCTGGAGCCGGTGCTGTGGTAGAGTCTGCGGTCTAGGCTGCTTTCCAAGGACCTCCCTGGTACCTGTTGGTACTGGTGTTGCTGGCTTCAACCCAG CCGCGGAGTACATGCTCTCCGATGCTCTCCTCCCAGATCCTGGTGGTTCTCGAGCCAAGGGGCTGCGGTTGGAGCTGCCGAGCGATCGCCTGCTGAAGTTCATCACTGTGGGGCTGCCTCTCCTCCTTGTCTCGCTGGCTTTCGCCCGGGAGTTCTCCACTG GCTCACAgatcagctgcttctctcccACCAACTTCACGGGGAAGCAGTCTGCCTATGTTGACACAGCTTGCTGGGACTCTCTCGTCCACCATGGCTTTGACACCGAGGGCCATGCTGTCACCAAGTCCCTCTGGGCTCTCAAG GTCTTCCCGTACTCACTGCTGGTGGTGGCGGTGCTCATGTACCTGCCGTACCTGCTGTGGCGTTATGCGGCTGCCCCTGCCCTCCACTCTGACCTCCTCTTCATCATCGATGAGCTGGACAAATCCTACAACCGCTCCGTGCGCCTGGTGCAGCACATGAGGAAGGTGCAACAGGCCAGCGCTGAGCCAGAGCGGTTCTGGGAGGAATACGAGAG gGCCCGCCAGGAAAGGTATTTTGAGTTCCCGTTGCTGGAGCGCTACCTCACCTGCAAGCAGCATGCCCACTCCCTGGTGTTCATCTACATCCTGAGgaacctgctgctgctcttgttCTTGGCTGCCACCTGCCTCTACCTCATCTTCCTCCACCTCAACATCTTCTTCCAGGATGAGTTCAGCTGCTCCATCAAAACGGGGCTGCTCGAGGCAGAGCCCCACATCCCTTCGCTCATCCCCTGCAAGCTGGTCTTCTTCTCCGTCTTCCAGCTCATCAGCCTCTCAGTCGGCGGTGTCTACGTCCTCCTCATACCCGTTGTCATCTACAAtgccctgcagctctgccagtgGGACAAGGGGCTGCTCTCCATCTATGAGATGCTGCCTGCCTTTGACCTCCTCAGCCGCAAGATGCTCACCTGCCCCATCAACGACCTCAAtgtcatcctcctcttcctccggGCCAACATCTCCGAGCTGACCTCCTTCAGCCGCCTCAACGCCGTCAGCGCTTTGCGGGACGCCACCGCCAACAAGCAGGACATCGATACCGTCATCGACTTCATGACGCTGCTGGCTGGGCTGGAAACCACAAAGCCCAAACCCCACGCGTGCGGCCCCGATGCTGATGGCAGCATGACCCTCTCCAACGGCGGGGCTCCAG GAACGCGGCCTGGAGTAGAAGCGATGGGAAAAGCCTCCCGGGACTCACTGGGCTCTGCCTGA
- the LOC138734279 gene encoding pseudouridylate synthase RPUSD4, mitochondrial-like, whose amino-acid sequence MAAGLWRLWRRSALPRAGCGLGGIGRAEAGAERLAERLRAERSGKRSEEIPKDPAQRRVRELAMLSKRLQQVHPNVLAKVLKQGTVYQNEEIVVINKPYGLPVHGGPGVKNCIADVLPILAKMLENMKAEPLHLCHRLDKETTGVMVLARSREVADRIRLLFKTRQVEKIYWAIIVGEPDPAEGVVEIPIIEKEVQSHQPHYKMTLAPNYRLSPEDGKVVKIRKNRDAECAVTQYRLLACSSACSLLELKPITGVKHQIRVHLAYGLGCPVLGDHKYSHWSKLAPQKLPEITLKRLKLEQSKARHLPLHLHAHRLSLPLGQWIDLVCKPPLFFQKTLQRLQLDIAKD is encoded by the exons ATGGCGGCGGGGCTATGGCGGCTGTGGCGGCGCTCGGCGCTGCCCCGGGCCGGGTGCGGCCTGGGCGGCATCGGGCGGGCGGAGGCGGGGGCCGAGCGGCTGGCGGAGCGGCTGCGGGCCGAGAGGAGCGGGAAGAGGAGCGAGGAG atCCCCAAAGACCCCGCACAGAGGCGGGTGCGGGAGCTCGCCATGCTGAGCAAGCGGCTGCAGCAGGTTCACCCCAACGTCCTGGCCAAAGTGCTCAAACAGGGAACCGTGTACCAGAATGAAGAGATTGTGGTGATCAACAAACCCTATGGCCTTCCTGTGCATG GCGGCCCTGGCGTCAAGAATTGTATCGCTGATGTGCTGCCAATTTTGGCCAAGATGTTGGAGAATATGAAAGCCGAACCCCTTCACCTCTGCCACCGGCTGGACAAAGAGACCACGGGCGTGATGGTGCTGGCACGGAGCAGGGAAGTGGCAGACAGGATCCGGCTTCTCTTCAAAACTCGTCAGGTGGAGAAGATCTACTG GGCCATCATCGTGGGAGAGCCAGACCCTGCCGAGGGCGTCGTGGAGATCCCCATCATAGAGAAGGAGGTGCAGAGCCACCAGCCACACTACAAG ATGACGCTGGCCCCCAACTATCGCCTGTCTCCTGAGGATGGGAAGGTGGTGAAAATCCGCAAGAACCGCGATGCCGAGTGCGCCGTGACACAGTACCGCCTTCTGGCTtgctcctctgcctgctctctgctggAGCTCAAGCCCATCACGG GGGTGAAGCACCAGATCCGGGTTCACCTGGCCTATGGGTTGGGGTGCCCCGTCCTGGGGGATCACAAATATTCTCACTGGAGCAAGCTGGCACCCCAG AAGCTTCCCGAAATCACCTTGAAGAGGCTGAAGCTGGAGCAGAGCAAGGCTCGCCACCTCCCCCTCCACCTCCACGCCCACCgtctctccctgcccctgggCCAGTGGATAGACCTGGTCTGCAAGCCACCCCTCTTCTTCCAAAAGActctgcagaggctgcagctgGACATTGCTAAGGACTAA